In a single window of the Prosthecobacter sp. SYSU 5D2 genome:
- a CDS encoding DUF1501 domain-containing protein — translation MKDFNRRRFIEAFAASCMGVRMLHAAPAQGRVKSVIYLYLRGGLSHVDTFDPKPGRPEMAGVGTIKTQADGVLVSEWFPKMARQMQHVALVRSMTSTQGVHENGNYLAHTSYFSTPTITHPCLGSWAAKLLGSANPLLPGNILINGSSGHPGSGYMAADLAPLPIVDPGAGLQNAALPPKVTERDFTRRSAMAQAVGKRFVEHAPHRDAAAYLKVQQEAIALMKSEDLKVFDISRESAQTRAAYGEHTFGKGCLLARRLVESGVRFVEVEDDQNWDTHNDQVASMRNMTPSADQSMAALLEDLHQRGLLDSTLVVMATEFGRSPQINEVTAGRGHHPGVFTWWLAGGGVKGGYVYGKSDEAGERVAERPVTMQDFNATVAHALGMDLKHIEHSPSGRPFTVADKGQAISELFA, via the coding sequence ATGAAAGACTTCAACCGCCGCCGCTTCATCGAGGCCTTTGCCGCGTCCTGCATGGGCGTGAGGATGCTGCACGCCGCGCCTGCTCAGGGCCGGGTCAAAAGCGTCATCTACCTCTACCTGCGCGGGGGTCTCTCCCATGTGGACACCTTTGATCCGAAACCCGGCAGGCCCGAGATGGCCGGTGTGGGCACTATCAAAACCCAAGCCGATGGCGTGCTTGTCTCCGAGTGGTTCCCCAAGATGGCCCGGCAGATGCAGCATGTGGCGCTGGTACGCTCCATGACCTCCACCCAGGGCGTGCATGAAAACGGCAACTACCTCGCACACACCAGCTACTTTTCCACGCCGACGATCACCCATCCCTGTCTCGGCTCCTGGGCGGCGAAGCTGCTCGGCTCCGCCAACCCGCTGCTGCCGGGCAACATCCTCATCAATGGCAGCTCCGGGCATCCCGGCAGCGGCTACATGGCGGCGGACCTGGCCCCACTGCCGATCGTGGATCCCGGTGCCGGGCTGCAAAACGCCGCCCTCCCTCCTAAGGTGACCGAGCGGGACTTCACCCGCCGCAGCGCCATGGCACAGGCCGTTGGCAAACGTTTTGTCGAGCACGCCCCGCATCGGGATGCAGCGGCCTACCTGAAAGTGCAACAAGAAGCCATCGCCCTGATGAAGAGTGAAGACTTGAAGGTCTTCGACATTTCCCGTGAATCTGCCCAAACGCGCGCGGCTTATGGCGAGCACACTTTTGGTAAAGGCTGCCTGCTGGCCCGACGCCTGGTGGAAAGCGGCGTCCGTTTTGTCGAGGTGGAGGATGATCAGAACTGGGACACCCACAATGACCAGGTGGCCTCCATGCGCAACATGACGCCCAGTGCCGATCAAAGCATGGCTGCCCTGCTGGAGGACCTGCATCAGCGCGGGCTTCTTGATTCCACCCTCGTCGTCATGGCCACAGAATTCGGCCGCTCTCCGCAGATCAACGAAGTCACCGCCGGGCGTGGTCATCATCCGGGCGTCTTCACCTGGTGGCTGGCAGGCGGCGGTGTGAAAGGCGGGTATGTTTATGGCAAGTCCGATGAGGCTGGCGAGCGCGTGGCCGAGAGACCCGTCACCATGCAGGACTTCAACGCCACCGTTGCCCACGCGTTAGGCATGGATCTGAAGCACATCGAGCACTCCCCATCCGGCCGCCCCTTCACCGTTGCGGACAAGGGCCAGGCCATCTCTGAACTCTTCGCCTGA
- a CDS encoding arylsulfatase: MHRLFLLGLALALTSPLVAAPNILFILADDLGYGDLGSYGQKQILTPHLDRLAAQGTRFTQVYAGSSVCAPSRCCLMTGMHNGNARIRDNIPHGVTLQDEDVTIGKVLKTADYRTGAIGKWSLGVHPSPGQPDNQGFDFFYGHQDQDQAHFYYPDHLWENNRVVLLPGNRGERKQQYTQDLFTERALHFISEPSDRPFFLYLAYTLPHWSDYPLKSDESQIVPSDAPYTGRDWPQVEKNYAAMVSMLDRDVGRLMDALEEKGLTKDTLIFFTSDNGPSAEAKHKPAFFNSAAEFRGTKRDLYEGGIRVPMIVSWPGQVPAGKVSDEIWTQWDLLPTLAEVAGAKVTHRIDGHSILPALKGDQAPQHEYLYWDYGHTRGLFKQAVRQGNWKAVRNGTDQPVELYEVAYDRQETQDVAAAHPEVVARLTALMDSASTPHPDYPIAPPKAPAKKKAP; this comes from the coding sequence ATGCACCGTCTGTTCCTGCTGGGCCTCGCTCTGGCCCTCACAAGTCCTCTTGTCGCCGCGCCTAACATCCTGTTCATCCTGGCCGATGATCTGGGTTATGGAGACCTGGGCAGCTATGGCCAAAAGCAGATTCTTACCCCGCACCTGGACCGCCTGGCAGCCCAGGGCACACGCTTTACTCAAGTCTATGCGGGCTCCTCCGTCTGTGCTCCATCGCGCTGCTGCCTGATGACCGGAATGCACAATGGCAATGCCCGGATCCGCGACAACATCCCGCACGGAGTCACCCTGCAGGATGAAGATGTGACGATCGGCAAAGTGCTCAAAACGGCAGACTATCGCACCGGAGCCATTGGCAAATGGAGCCTGGGCGTGCATCCGTCTCCCGGCCAGCCTGACAATCAGGGTTTCGATTTTTTCTACGGTCATCAGGACCAGGACCAGGCGCATTTTTATTATCCGGACCACCTTTGGGAAAACAACCGGGTGGTGCTGCTGCCGGGGAATCGTGGCGAGCGCAAACAGCAGTACACACAGGACCTGTTCACAGAACGCGCCCTCCATTTTATCAGCGAGCCTTCTGACCGGCCCTTCTTTCTTTATCTGGCGTACACACTGCCGCACTGGTCCGACTATCCTTTGAAATCCGACGAATCGCAGATCGTCCCGAGTGATGCGCCTTACACCGGCCGCGACTGGCCGCAGGTGGAGAAAAACTATGCGGCCATGGTTTCCATGCTGGACCGGGATGTGGGGCGGCTCATGGACGCTCTGGAGGAAAAAGGCCTCACAAAGGACACGCTGATCTTCTTTACCAGCGACAACGGACCTTCCGCAGAAGCCAAACACAAGCCCGCCTTTTTTAACAGTGCCGCTGAGTTCCGCGGCACGAAACGCGACCTCTATGAAGGCGGCATCCGCGTGCCGATGATTGTGAGCTGGCCTGGACAGGTGCCTGCCGGGAAGGTCAGCGATGAAATCTGGACGCAGTGGGACCTGCTGCCCACCCTGGCCGAAGTGGCGGGAGCGAAGGTCACCCACCGCATAGACGGGCACTCCATTCTCCCCGCCCTGAAAGGCGACCAGGCCCCGCAGCATGAATATCTCTACTGGGACTACGGTCACACACGCGGCCTGTTTAAACAAGCGGTCAGGCAGGGGAACTGGAAGGCAGTGCGCAACGGCACAGACCAGCCGGTGGAGCTGTATGAGGTGGCCTATGACCGGCAGGAGACCCAGGATGTGGCGGCCGCTCATCCGGAGGTGGTGGCACGTCTCACAGCCCTGATGGACAGCGCCTCCACCCCGCATCCCGACTACCCCATCGCCCCGCCGAAAGCCCCGGCCAAAAAGAAAGCGCCCTAA
- a CDS encoding GNAT family N-acetyltransferase yields the protein MSSAVTLTTLLPSDAEAAARLIHRSLVDWYQSRLGQGARFGDSHEPFLQFPQVYEALDPGEGLAVRDEQTNSLLGVCFTHERETHVAIGIVATSPEAAGRGVARKMMEAVLGKARQLGKPARLVSSLLNLDSFSLYTRLGFVPGTIFQDMLVKVPESGMAAPPPVGAERVREARPDEASRLADFELRLQGVRREKDYAFFLRNETGSWKVLVLEDEVGGLKGFITLGLSFGMMGPGVAADDASAAALLWKGLDAMRGSSPVFLVPCAASRLVTTLYGWGARNVELHVAQSTAPGPTAQGISFPTFLPESA from the coding sequence ATGTCCTCCGCTGTAACCCTCACCACTCTGCTGCCTTCCGATGCGGAAGCCGCCGCCCGTTTGATCCACCGCTCGCTGGTGGACTGGTATCAAAGCCGTCTGGGCCAGGGCGCCCGCTTTGGCGACAGCCACGAGCCCTTTCTCCAGTTCCCCCAGGTCTATGAAGCCCTGGATCCTGGTGAGGGGCTGGCGGTGCGGGATGAACAAACAAATAGTTTGTTAGGCGTCTGCTTCACTCACGAGCGGGAAACCCATGTGGCCATCGGCATTGTGGCCACCTCGCCTGAGGCCGCAGGCCGTGGCGTCGCCCGCAAGATGATGGAAGCGGTATTGGGAAAAGCGCGGCAGCTAGGCAAACCGGCGCGGCTGGTCTCCAGTCTTCTGAACCTGGATTCATTCTCCCTCTATACCCGCCTGGGTTTTGTGCCGGGAACAATTTTCCAGGACATGCTGGTCAAGGTGCCTGAATCCGGCATGGCGGCCCCTCCACCCGTTGGCGCTGAGCGTGTGCGGGAAGCCCGCCCGGATGAAGCGTCGCGGCTGGCGGATTTTGAACTCCGCCTGCAAGGCGTCCGACGCGAGAAGGACTATGCCTTTTTCCTGCGCAATGAGACAGGCTCCTGGAAAGTACTGGTGCTGGAAGATGAAGTGGGCGGTCTGAAGGGCTTCATTACCCTCGGACTTTCGTTCGGCATGATGGGCCCAGGCGTTGCGGCGGATGATGCCAGCGCAGCGGCCCTTCTTTGGAAAGGCCTGGATGCCATGCGCGGCAGCAGCCCGGTGTTCCTGGTGCCCTGCGCGGCTTCCAGACTGGTCACGACCCTGTATGGCTGGGGCGCACGCAATGTGGAGCTTCATGTGGCCCAAAGCACCGCGCCCGGCCCGACAGCCCAGGGAATCAGCTTCCCGACCTTTCTGCCGGAGTCGGCGTGA
- a CDS encoding sialidase family protein, whose product MKNLLTILLTSLTAISFAEQPGVIKSEFIFDPAPHPQCHSSTLVETPAGLVAAWFGGTREGNPDVGIWLSRHQDGVWTPPVEVANGAETEDPRVNCLNPVLFQVPKGPLLLFYKTGKWWAYKKESKDNGATWSKPERLYNGLFGPVKNKPVLLADGSILSPTSVEIPSPQGRSWRVHFERSTNGGKSWEYIGPVNDGHEIQAIQPSILFHPGNRLQALGRTQQGKLFEIWSEDGGMSWGKMSLMDLPNNNSGTDAVTLKDGRHLLIYNHTGNRTDIDRPSGFRSPLNLAVSKDGKKWEAALVLETEPKKEFSYPAIIQTGDGLVHITYTWKREFIKHVVVDPAKLETQPMVDGQWPDSVK is encoded by the coding sequence ATGAAGAATCTTTTAACCATCCTGCTGACATCCCTCACGGCCATCTCCTTTGCTGAGCAACCCGGCGTCATCAAAAGCGAGTTCATCTTTGATCCCGCACCCCATCCCCAGTGCCACTCGTCCACCCTTGTGGAAACGCCTGCGGGGCTGGTGGCAGCGTGGTTCGGCGGCACCCGCGAGGGCAATCCGGATGTCGGCATCTGGCTGTCGCGTCATCAGGATGGCGTATGGACACCGCCGGTGGAAGTGGCCAACGGGGCGGAGACCGAAGACCCGCGCGTGAACTGCCTGAACCCCGTCCTGTTCCAGGTGCCGAAGGGGCCGCTGCTGCTGTTTTATAAAACGGGCAAGTGGTGGGCGTATAAAAAAGAATCCAAGGACAACGGGGCCACCTGGTCCAAACCGGAACGGCTTTACAACGGCCTCTTTGGTCCCGTGAAAAACAAACCCGTGCTGCTGGCGGACGGTTCCATCCTCAGCCCCACCAGCGTGGAAATCCCCTCCCCCCAAGGGCGCAGCTGGCGGGTGCATTTTGAGCGTAGCACCAATGGCGGCAAGTCCTGGGAATACATCGGCCCGGTCAATGACGGGCACGAGATCCAGGCCATCCAGCCGAGCATCCTGTTCCACCCCGGCAACCGCCTGCAGGCCCTGGGGCGCACGCAGCAGGGAAAGCTTTTTGAAATCTGGTCTGAAGACGGCGGCATGAGCTGGGGGAAGATGTCGCTCATGGACCTGCCTAACAATAACAGTGGCACGGATGCCGTGACGCTGAAGGATGGACGCCATCTGCTGATCTACAATCACACCGGCAACCGCACCGACATTGACCGCCCCAGCGGCTTCCGTTCACCCTTGAACCTGGCCGTTTCCAAAGATGGCAAAAAATGGGAAGCCGCGCTTGTGCTGGAGACGGAGCCCAAAAAGGAGTTCAGCTACCCGGCCATCATTCAGACCGGTGATGGCCTGGTCCACATCACCTACACGTGGAAAAGGGAATTCATCAAACACGTGGTGGTGGATCCCGCCAAGCTGGAGACGCAGCCCATGGTGGATGGCCAGTGGCCGGACTCCGTCAAATGA
- a CDS encoding DUF1549 domain-containing protein, whose amino-acid sequence MSSLIVIPRRLLTAVLGCLMTVAVPAATAKSPVFEDQVLPVLYHHCFSCHSEKQVKPKGGLKLDSAAAIIESGSLVPGKPEESDLLARVSLPHTDEDVMPPLEGGAQPLSAEERAVLKQWIADGADFGGWVKFEHRSPALEIAGGPLKKDETQQLAAQVDALVQKHHQSKGSRTNPPASDETFVRRVYLDVAGRIPSLEESTRFLESSDPQKRAALIQELLAGEGYVSHTFNWKADKLRIAPQALSGQPKWLYDDWVKESIRSGMPYDEFVRQLITATGYLWQTGAVGFYLRDLGMPLDHMSNLTRIFLGTRIECAQCHDHPLEPVTQKDFYQMAAYTFGVTNLGNPSGYSNANVRQWPEIQALMKKAGPDEALSQGVSRTISYLKRLTADSSKQLTFPKDYIYDIEARGKIVEPRTLFGDEAPASLENRRQVFAEWLTSPRNPRFATNIANLLWKRVMGAGLVEPVDSLSAMTRSEHGGLLTFLTETMVRLKFDERAFLAVLLNTQLYQSEADRATPETGAPFALRGPFLRRLSAEQVWDSYLTLLAEDIDERKGLRRYDHSELDKDKLLKLTDMTAEQVLERARVEMDHRINHRAYQQRLVEQNKQRQAARAKGDVTLERKLQAEHRAENARFEEVADAVQMNGFYYAKETDPRWTRLPQDLVRASETPLPLPMGHFLRQFGQSDRREIDAFQTDPNTTHSLALMNGELTSKVLERSSLLRTQLHPVKDTAERTRMIYQAVLVRRPGEDELHELATFSQDSPTPDEDLIWTLLNSPEFLFIQ is encoded by the coding sequence ATGTCTTCACTCATTGTTATACCACGCAGACTGCTGACTGCTGTTTTGGGCTGCCTGATGACAGTGGCAGTTCCTGCTGCAACGGCCAAGTCTCCCGTCTTTGAAGACCAGGTGCTGCCGGTTTTGTATCATCACTGTTTTAGCTGCCACAGTGAAAAACAGGTGAAACCGAAAGGCGGTTTGAAGCTCGACTCCGCAGCGGCCATCATCGAAAGCGGCTCGCTCGTGCCGGGGAAACCTGAGGAGAGCGACCTGCTGGCACGGGTCTCTTTGCCGCATACGGATGAAGATGTGATGCCTCCGCTGGAAGGCGGCGCGCAGCCTTTGAGTGCAGAAGAGCGTGCCGTATTAAAGCAGTGGATCGCAGATGGTGCGGACTTTGGCGGATGGGTGAAATTTGAGCATCGCAGTCCTGCTTTGGAAATCGCAGGCGGTCCTTTGAAGAAGGATGAAACGCAACAACTGGCAGCTCAGGTGGATGCCCTGGTGCAGAAACATCATCAGTCCAAAGGCAGCCGCACGAACCCGCCGGCCAGTGATGAAACCTTTGTCCGCCGTGTCTATCTGGATGTCGCAGGCCGCATCCCCAGCCTGGAGGAAAGCACCCGGTTCCTGGAAAGTTCAGACCCGCAAAAAAGGGCCGCATTGATCCAGGAGCTTCTGGCCGGTGAAGGTTACGTCAGCCACACCTTTAACTGGAAAGCGGACAAGCTGCGCATCGCCCCCCAGGCGCTCAGCGGCCAGCCGAAGTGGCTTTATGATGACTGGGTCAAGGAGTCCATCCGCTCCGGCATGCCCTATGATGAATTTGTCCGTCAACTCATCACCGCCACCGGCTATCTCTGGCAGACGGGAGCGGTGGGTTTTTATCTGCGCGACCTGGGCATGCCGCTGGATCACATGTCCAACCTGACGCGCATCTTTCTCGGCACGCGGATCGAGTGCGCCCAATGCCATGACCATCCTCTGGAACCGGTCACCCAGAAGGACTTTTACCAGATGGCCGCCTACACCTTCGGCGTCACCAATCTGGGAAACCCCTCAGGTTATTCCAATGCCAACGTCCGCCAGTGGCCGGAGATCCAGGCGCTCATGAAGAAAGCAGGCCCGGATGAAGCGTTGAGCCAGGGTGTGAGCCGGACCATCTCCTATCTGAAGCGCCTAACCGCAGATTCATCAAAACAGCTCACCTTTCCCAAAGACTATATTTATGACATAGAGGCGCGCGGGAAAATAGTGGAGCCCCGTACTTTGTTTGGTGATGAAGCCCCAGCTTCTCTGGAGAACCGGCGTCAGGTCTTTGCCGAGTGGCTCACCTCTCCACGCAACCCCCGCTTTGCCACCAACATCGCCAACCTGCTCTGGAAACGGGTCATGGGCGCAGGCCTGGTGGAGCCTGTGGACAGCCTGTCCGCCATGACGCGCTCGGAGCACGGAGGGCTGCTCACTTTTTTGACGGAAACCATGGTTAGGCTGAAATTTGATGAACGGGCTTTTCTGGCGGTGCTTCTGAACACCCAGTTGTACCAAAGTGAAGCAGACCGTGCCACGCCGGAGACGGGGGCCCCCTTTGCGCTGCGCGGCCCATTCTTACGGCGCCTCTCCGCCGAGCAGGTGTGGGATTCCTATCTGACGCTCCTGGCCGAAGACATTGATGAGCGGAAAGGCCTGCGGCGTTATGATCACTCCGAGCTGGACAAAGACAAGCTGCTCAAACTGACGGACATGACCGCTGAACAAGTGCTGGAGCGTGCCCGGGTGGAGATGGATCATCGCATCAACCACCGCGCCTATCAGCAAAGGCTGGTGGAGCAAAATAAGCAACGCCAGGCGGCCCGCGCCAAAGGTGATGTGACCCTGGAGCGGAAACTCCAGGCTGAGCACCGCGCGGAGAACGCCCGCTTTGAGGAGGTGGCGGATGCCGTCCAGATGAACGGCTTTTATTATGCCAAGGAGACCGACCCTCGCTGGACCCGGCTGCCGCAGGACCTGGTGCGCGCCTCAGAAACCCCGCTGCCGCTGCCCATGGGCCATTTCCTGCGCCAGTTCGGCCAGTCCGACCGGCGGGAGATTGATGCCTTCCAAACAGATCCCAATACGACTCATTCCCTGGCTCTCATGAATGGAGAACTCACGTCCAAGGTGCTGGAACGATCCTCCCTTCTGCGCACGCAATTACACCCGGTCAAAGACACCGCTGAACGCACGCGGATGATTTACCAGGCCGTACTGGTGCGCCGTCCCGGTGAAGACGAGCTGCATGAGCTGGCCACCTTCTCCCAAGACAGCCCCACCCCGGATGAGGATCTCATCTGGACGCTGCTAAACTCCCCCGAGTTTCTTTTCATCCAATAA
- a CDS encoding sulfatase, which translates to MSRLLLLLTLLLSPALATDRPNIVLIVADDLGYGDLGCYGGQARTPHLDRLAAEGIRFTDFHSNGSVCSPTRASLMTGRYPHRLGIEDALPTDWEDNGIGHPRNSQEITLASRLRQAGYATGIFGKWHLGKHADSNPTRHGFDEFRGLTCGCGDYFSKLDRTGIEDWWHNDQRIEEEGYVTTVLTDHATQFITRHREQPFFLYLPHLAIHFPWQGPEDADRDVRQKGGAFTDSRPGQQSKLGPHSPEEVPNVVIRMIEELDTSVGRVMSTLKEQGLDEKTLVFFTSDNGGYLNYGQAYTKGISSNGALRGQKGDVYEGGHRVAAIARWPGRITGKRVTSATAMSMDLMPTFLELADIPKPEAKGPNALDGTSLLPLLFKDESLPERSLFWRNGLKRYRAVRRGPWKLVLPAGKKPAELYHLEKDLGESENLALTHPEQVARLRGELETWEQAIPAFQPVHRPK; encoded by the coding sequence ATGTCACGTCTGCTTCTCCTTCTTACCCTGCTTCTGTCCCCTGCCCTGGCGACAGACCGGCCTAACATTGTCCTCATTGTCGCAGATGATCTGGGCTACGGCGACCTGGGCTGTTATGGCGGCCAGGCCCGCACGCCGCACCTGGACCGCCTGGCGGCAGAGGGAATCCGCTTCACCGACTTCCATAGCAATGGCTCCGTCTGTTCGCCCACGCGTGCCTCGCTGATGACCGGGCGTTATCCGCACCGTCTGGGCATTGAAGATGCGCTGCCCACGGACTGGGAGGACAATGGCATCGGGCATCCGCGCAACAGCCAGGAAATCACCCTGGCCAGCCGCCTGCGCCAGGCGGGCTATGCCACCGGCATCTTTGGCAAATGGCACCTGGGCAAACACGCGGACAGCAATCCCACGCGCCATGGCTTTGACGAATTTCGCGGTCTCACCTGCGGCTGTGGCGACTACTTTTCCAAACTGGACCGGACAGGCATTGAGGACTGGTGGCACAATGACCAGCGCATCGAAGAAGAAGGTTATGTGACCACGGTGCTCACGGATCATGCCACGCAGTTCATCACCCGCCATCGTGAGCAGCCGTTCTTTCTGTACCTGCCGCATCTGGCCATTCATTTTCCCTGGCAGGGGCCGGAGGATGCAGACAGAGATGTGCGTCAAAAGGGGGGCGCGTTTACAGACAGCCGTCCTGGGCAGCAGAGCAAGCTTGGGCCGCATTCTCCGGAGGAAGTGCCCAACGTGGTCATCCGGATGATCGAGGAACTGGACACAAGTGTCGGCCGGGTGATGTCCACTTTGAAAGAGCAGGGACTGGATGAGAAGACACTCGTCTTCTTCACCTCCGACAACGGTGGCTATCTGAACTATGGCCAGGCTTATACGAAGGGGATCTCCAGCAATGGTGCCCTGCGCGGCCAGAAGGGGGACGTTTACGAAGGTGGTCACCGTGTCGCCGCCATCGCCCGCTGGCCGGGCCGGATCACCGGAAAGCGCGTGACCTCCGCCACGGCCATGAGCATGGATTTGATGCCCACCTTTCTTGAGCTGGCCGACATTCCCAAGCCAGAGGCGAAGGGTCCAAACGCCCTGGACGGCACAAGCCTCCTGCCGCTGCTTTTCAAAGACGAATCACTGCCTGAGCGCAGCCTTTTCTGGCGCAATGGTTTAAAAAGATACCGGGCCGTGCGGCGCGGCCCCTGGAAGCTGGTGCTGCCTGCCGGAAAAAAACCGGCGGAGCTCTACCATCTGGAAAAGGACCTGGGTGAAAGCGAAAACCTCGCCCTGACACACCCTGAGCAGGTGGCCAGGCTTCGAGGGGAACTGGAGACGTGGGAGCAGGCCATTCCGGCGTTTCAACCAGTCCATCGGCCAAAATGA
- a CDS encoding sialidase family protein — translation MTLKSLLYLPCVLCFPWLSSAADPALLKSEFIYDTGPYPQIHATTIVETPTGLVSAWFGGTREKDPDVGIWVSRQVDGKWTTSVEVANGVQHMLTDGTVVRHPTWNPVLFQPKDGPLMLFYKAGPTPQTWWGMLTTSTDGGQTWEQPRRLPEGILGPVKNKPVQLPDGSILCPTSEESPEKDPVAKQDVWTAHFELTRDLGKTWERTKPLHDGIQIQAIQPSILFLGGDKLLALGRSRQDKVFEIRSEDGGKTWGEMKLGTLPNNNSGTDAVTLKDGTHLIIYNHIGGTPGKWGGKRTPLNIAASKDGRTWQAALVLETDPGEYSYPSIIQTSDGLVHVTYTWKRQKVKHAVIDPSKLTLRDFVDGQWPE, via the coding sequence ATGACTCTCAAATCCCTCCTCTATCTTCCGTGTGTTCTGTGTTTTCCGTGGTTGTCCTCTGCGGCGGATCCTGCACTTTTAAAGTCCGAGTTCATCTATGACACCGGGCCTTATCCGCAGATCCATGCGACAACGATTGTGGAAACTCCCACCGGCCTCGTTTCAGCCTGGTTCGGTGGCACCCGTGAAAAGGACCCGGATGTAGGCATTTGGGTGTCCCGCCAGGTGGATGGCAAGTGGACGACAAGCGTGGAAGTGGCCAACGGTGTACAGCACATGCTCACGGACGGCACGGTGGTCCGCCACCCCACGTGGAACCCGGTGCTGTTTCAGCCGAAGGACGGTCCGTTGATGCTCTTTTACAAAGCAGGCCCGACGCCTCAAACCTGGTGGGGGATGCTGACCACCTCCACCGATGGCGGCCAGACCTGGGAGCAGCCCCGCCGCCTGCCGGAGGGCATCCTCGGTCCGGTCAAAAACAAACCCGTTCAACTTCCAGATGGCAGCATCCTGTGCCCCACCAGCGAGGAGTCTCCCGAAAAAGATCCGGTGGCGAAGCAGGATGTCTGGACCGCCCACTTCGAGCTTACCCGCGACCTTGGCAAGACCTGGGAGCGGACCAAGCCATTGCATGACGGCATCCAGATCCAGGCCATCCAGCCGAGCATCCTCTTCCTGGGCGGCGACAAGCTGCTGGCCCTGGGCCGGTCACGTCAGGACAAGGTCTTCGAAATCCGCAGTGAGGACGGCGGCAAGACTTGGGGCGAGATGAAGCTGGGTACCCTGCCTAACAACAACTCTGGCACGGATGCGGTGACGCTGAAGGACGGCACACACCTCATCATTTACAACCACATCGGCGGCACCCCCGGCAAGTGGGGTGGCAAGCGCACCCCGCTGAACATTGCCGCCTCCAAAGACGGCCGCACCTGGCAGGCCGCCCTTGTACTGGAAACCGACCCTGGCGAATACAGCTACCCCTCCATCATTCAGACCAGCGACGGCCTTGTGCACGTCACCTATACCTGGAAACGTCAGAAGGTGAAACACGCGGTCATTGACCCTTCCAAGCTGACCCTCCGCGATTTCGTGGACGGCCAGTGGCCTGAATAA
- a CDS encoding sigma factor gives MPPDCPSDSPHERHAEFVVVLTASHGKLMGYLMALLGRRQDAEDVLQRASVLMWQKFADFEAGTDFMAWACTICFYEAKNFIRLASRSPLYFDDDLLATLGSERLEDLPARELRIRALETCFEKLGQDEQRLVRAAYLDGTKQGIAALAAGMNRAPQTLYNKLNHLRRALAECVQRQLQEEPA, from the coding sequence ATGCCACCTGACTGCCCTTCTGATTCCCCGCATGAGCGCCATGCGGAATTTGTGGTTGTTCTCACGGCCTCGCATGGAAAACTGATGGGGTATTTGATGGCTCTTCTTGGCAGGCGGCAGGATGCGGAGGATGTGCTGCAGCGTGCCAGCGTGCTGATGTGGCAGAAGTTCGCCGACTTTGAGGCAGGCACTGATTTTATGGCCTGGGCCTGCACCATTTGCTTTTACGAGGCCAAGAATTTCATCCGTCTCGCCTCCCGTTCACCGCTTTATTTTGATGATGATCTTCTGGCCACCCTGGGCAGTGAGAGGCTGGAGGACCTGCCTGCCCGTGAGCTGCGCATCCGTGCGCTGGAAACCTGCTTTGAAAAGCTGGGCCAGGACGAGCAGCGGCTGGTGCGGGCGGCTTATCTGGACGGCACGAAGCAAGGCATCGCCGCCCTGGCCGCAGGCATGAACCGCGCACCGCAGACACTGTATAACAAACTTAACCATCTCCGCCGTGCGCTCGCCGAGTGCGTGCAGCGCCAGCTTCAGGAGGAACCCGCATGA